In Salinibacterium sp. dk2585, a single window of DNA contains:
- a CDS encoding bifunctional o-acetylhomoserine/o-acetylserine sulfhydrylase: MSDDWKFETKQIHAGAAPDPVTNARATPLYRTTAYVFNDADHAKNLFALAEFGNIYTRIQNPTQDVVEQRVAALEGGTAALALASGQSATSLAILNIAQAGDHIVSSSSIYGGTYNLFEYTLRKLGIETTFVENQDDPNEWAAAIRPNTKLLFGETIGNPKINILDIAAVAQVAHDNGLPLIVDNTIATPYLIRPLEHGADIVVHSATKFLGGHGTALGGVIVDGGRFKWSQNVEKFPGLTEPDPSYHGASYTTAVGDEIAFVIKARVQLLRDLGPAISPDNAWGLIQGIETLSLRIERHVQNAQEVAEWLDNHPDVDTVYYAGLPTSPWYATANRYAPKGVGAVLSFELKGGVDAGRAFVNGLSLFSHVANIGDVRSLVIHPASTTHSQLTPEQQLTAGVTPGLVRLSVGLESIEDIKTDLTAGLDAARTVAEAARNS, from the coding sequence GTGAGCGACGACTGGAAGTTCGAGACCAAGCAGATCCACGCCGGTGCGGCGCCCGATCCTGTCACCAACGCCAGGGCGACCCCGCTCTACCGCACGACGGCCTACGTCTTCAACGACGCCGACCACGCCAAGAACCTCTTCGCGCTCGCGGAGTTCGGCAACATCTACACGCGCATCCAGAACCCGACGCAGGACGTCGTCGAGCAGCGCGTCGCCGCGCTCGAGGGCGGCACCGCGGCGCTCGCGCTCGCCTCCGGCCAGTCGGCGACCTCGCTCGCGATCCTCAACATCGCGCAGGCTGGTGACCACATCGTCTCGTCGTCGTCGATCTACGGCGGCACCTACAACCTGTTCGAATACACCCTGCGCAAGCTCGGCATCGAGACGACCTTCGTCGAGAACCAGGATGACCCGAACGAGTGGGCCGCGGCCATCCGCCCCAACACCAAGCTCCTCTTCGGCGAGACGATCGGCAACCCCAAGATCAACATCCTCGATATCGCCGCCGTCGCCCAGGTCGCGCACGACAACGGCCTGCCGCTCATCGTGGACAACACGATCGCGACGCCGTACCTCATCCGTCCGCTCGAGCACGGTGCCGACATCGTCGTGCACTCCGCGACCAAGTTCCTCGGCGGTCACGGCACGGCCCTCGGTGGCGTCATCGTCGACGGCGGACGCTTCAAGTGGTCGCAGAACGTCGAGAAGTTCCCGGGCCTCACGGAGCCCGACCCGAGCTACCACGGCGCGAGCTACACGACCGCAGTGGGCGACGAGATCGCCTTCGTCATCAAGGCGCGCGTGCAGCTGCTGCGCGACCTCGGCCCGGCCATCTCCCCCGACAACGCGTGGGGCCTCATCCAGGGCATCGAGACCCTCAGCCTGCGCATCGAGCGCCACGTGCAGAACGCACAGGAGGTCGCCGAGTGGCTCGACAACCACCCGGATGTCGACACGGTCTACTACGCGGGCCTGCCGACGAGCCCGTGGTACGCGACCGCCAACAGGTACGCCCCGAAGGGCGTCGGCGCCGTGCTCTCCTTCGAGCTCAAGGGCGGTGTGGATGCCGGCCGCGCCTTCGTCAACGGGCTCTCGCTCTTCAGCCACGTCGCCAACATCGGTGACGTGCGCAGCCTCGTCATCCACCCCGCATCGACGACGCACTCGCAACTGACGCCCGAGCAGCAGCTCACGGCGGGCGTCACGCCCGGCCTCGTGCGCCTCTCGGTCGGACTCGAGAGCATCGAGGACATCAAGACCGACCTCACGGCCGGCCTCGACGCCGCCCGCACGGTCGCGGAGGCTGCCCGCAACAGCTGA
- a CDS encoding homoserine O-acetyltransferase, giving the protein MDWQTPEDSVPSSFITEANNRALIGKPPASGAWREGDPAGHRRFANLGPLRLERGGHIPNVRMAFETWGELNDDASNAILVLHALTGDSHVVGPPTLGHPTTGWWSGIVGPGRYLDTERWFIVAPNMLGGCQGTTGPASHTTEGIEWGPRFPYLTIRDQVAAQVAFSDSLGIDRWAAVVGGSMGGMHAIEWAVGHPERLERVAVLAAPALSSADQIALNSVQIEAIRMDPAFCGGDYYDAADGDGPYRGLALARRMALLNYRSPDELNARFQRSWQSNISPLGDQGRFAVESYLDFHGNKFTRRFDANSYITLVEAMNSHDIGRDRGGVEAALAKATAKALVLGIDTDRLFPVPDQQEIARGLAGNIDGDDAIVISSSFGHDGFLIEDDLVGPHLRRLLAS; this is encoded by the coding sequence ATGGACTGGCAGACACCGGAAGACAGCGTTCCGTCGAGCTTCATCACCGAGGCCAACAATCGGGCGCTGATCGGCAAGCCGCCCGCAAGCGGCGCATGGCGCGAGGGCGACCCCGCCGGGCACCGTCGTTTTGCGAATCTCGGGCCCCTTCGCCTCGAGCGCGGCGGCCACATCCCGAACGTGCGGATGGCGTTCGAGACGTGGGGCGAGCTCAACGACGACGCCTCGAACGCGATCCTCGTGCTGCACGCCCTGACGGGAGACAGCCACGTCGTCGGCCCGCCCACCCTCGGGCATCCGACGACCGGGTGGTGGTCTGGCATCGTCGGGCCAGGGCGCTACCTCGACACTGAGCGCTGGTTCATCGTCGCGCCCAACATGCTTGGCGGCTGCCAGGGAACGACCGGACCTGCCTCGCACACGACCGAGGGCATCGAGTGGGGCCCGCGGTTCCCCTACCTGACGATCCGCGACCAGGTCGCCGCCCAAGTGGCCTTCAGCGACTCGCTCGGCATCGACCGCTGGGCTGCCGTCGTCGGCGGCTCCATGGGAGGAATGCACGCGATCGAATGGGCCGTCGGGCATCCCGAGCGGCTCGAGCGGGTCGCCGTGCTCGCCGCGCCGGCGCTCAGCAGCGCCGACCAGATCGCGCTCAACTCGGTGCAGATCGAGGCGATCCGGATGGACCCCGCCTTCTGCGGTGGCGACTACTACGACGCCGCAGACGGAGACGGGCCCTATCGCGGCCTCGCGCTCGCCCGACGGATGGCGCTCCTCAATTACCGCTCGCCTGACGAGCTCAACGCCCGCTTCCAGCGCAGTTGGCAGAGCAATATCAGCCCCCTCGGCGACCAGGGCCGCTTCGCCGTCGAGAGCTACCTCGACTTCCACGGCAACAAGTTCACGCGCCGCTTCGACGCCAACTCCTACATCACGCTCGTCGAGGCCATGAACTCGCACGACATCGGCCGCGACCGTGGCGGCGTCGAGGCCGCGCTCGCGAAGGCGACGGCGAAGGCCCTCGTGCTGGGCATCGACACCGATCGCCTCTTCCCCGTGCCCGACCAGCAGGAGATCGCCCGCGGCCTTGCGGGCAACATCGATGGCGACGACGCCATCGTGATCTCGTCGAGCTTCGGGCACGACGGCTTCCTGATCGAGGACGACCTCGTCGGGCCGCACCTGCGGAGGCTGCTCGCGTCATGA